The region AGGTTCGCTTGTTAAACGGGATCTATGTCCCAACCAGCCAAAAACATGTTTATACAAGTAGGGGGCGAACAGTTTTGTTGACGAGATCAAGTCCCACTGGCGCTGCGTTCTACCCCGACTACCGCTATCATAAGACCTCATGAAAAAAGGTCAACCAGAAAAAACTGGCTAACCTTATATTACGACCTGGCGCGATGATCCAAGATCATCGCGTTTTTTGATTAGGAAAGTTGTTGTAAGATCTCAATAATTTTGAAATAATTGGTATAACAAAATGGAAAAGGTTATTAAATTTAATATTTTCATTTGAACTTGCCCAATATTTACTAATGGGTGTGATTATATGAAAGTTTTACAAAAATCCTATGGTTTTGCAACAAAAGTTAAAGCAGATAAACCGCAATTCTTATCAGTTAATAAAGATAACCGTCAGCTAACAATTCCACTCTCACTGATGACGTAAGGTTATCAGCCATGCTCCTAAAAGGGTAGGAGAATTATGAGAGCACAAAGAAAATAAGTTTTAGATAACTAGAATTCATGATGCGTAAATATAAAATAATGTGAGGTGGTAAACTATGACCGATTTATTAGGTAAATCAACAGTAAGAAGAAGGAAGATGGCATCTAGAATTCGAAAAGAATTGCTAAATAATGATGAAATGTGTGAAGAATTATATGAAGCATTAAAGATTGAAAGAGATAAAAAACATTGGCAAACTAATGTAGAAATTTTAAAAACTATTGGTGTTCTTAAGTGCACTAAAGATCCTGAATACATATATGAAAATTATATTATAAATTGTGATGAGCATTCTATGATGGCTCATGTTGCAGCTACCACTTATGTAAGAATTAAAAGAAGAAATAAAGATGATATATCAGTAGTTATAGATTTGTTGAATCTAGAAAAATATTCAGTAACAGAAGGAACTTTGGAGGCCCTAGGTTATGATAGAATGTGTCCCGATATTATTTATCAAGATGAAATAATTGAAAAATGTTTTTCATTTGGAAGGAATCGTAAAAAAACATTTACAGACCCTCGCTATGGTTTAGCAGCAGCTTGCGCTGGTTGGGAATCTAATAGAGTAACATCTTTTTTACAAGATTGTCTTCAGTCAAATGACACTCCGTTAATTTATGTAGCAAAAAATTCATTAAAAAGAAAATACGTGAGGCTTCGTTAAGATAAGCTAGATGATTAAGACAGAATTTAGTTTTATGTCTCAAGAATTCAGAGCAAGTTTGGAGAACAGTGTGATATCTAGGTAATTACTAAAGAAGATTTTATTTGGATAATAATATTTTAAACTGAAGAAGTAATAATATTGCTTTTTCCAATATAGACAGGCTTTTTTTAAGGTCTGCTAACATAATCTATGATCTTCAATAATCTGAAGCCTGAGTGAAACCTCCTTATTTCTTTCAACATTATTTAGCAAATTCGTAGAAGTTTGATAATGGTAAAGTGCATGTATTGGATTGTTTTGATACATTTTTTTAGGATTAACTTAAGTATGAATTTGGTAGAAAGTGAGGGATTTATATGAGTTACTATGAGACTACCGAAATTGTGGAACTCATCAAACAAGCATATGAAGGTAACGCTAAGGCTAGAGAAACTCTTAGAACAATTAATGTTCCATATGCTATATCTAATGATTTTTCGGAGATGATATTAGTACAGAAAAAAAGAGTAGATATCTGTAATGAGGGATTGATTCAGATTCGTAACGAGGCACCGACGAAAGGGAGTGAAGTACTGCAGGTAGCTGATATATATCAATGTGATAATGAGGGATCTTCTTGGGTAAGTACTCCAATTCCTTCTTGTTTTACTGTTAAAAAACTAGAGATCGCTGATGGGGTATTTAGTTTTATATCAAAGGATAACAAAACAACGGAAGGGACAATTTCTCAGATCAATGTTTCTATGTTAGATTTAATGTTTACAATAAATGGAGTAACTGAAGAAGAAATTGAACAATGCTTTTTAAACATTTCAACAACTGTTATAAACACTCCTAAGCTACAGAAAAAATCTTCTGAGAATGCAAATATAGAACATAATACTATAGGTACTTTCATTTTTGATAAACGTCATCAATGGTTTGTAAAAAATTATCAGACACCAAAATATAAACTAGAGTTGGTTATTAATACTTTTAATCGAAAAAGTGCTAAAAGAATGTTACCCATTATACATAAGATACTTAATAAACTAGACGAAATTAATTTAAATGCAAGGGAGTTTGCATCAAAAAAACTACTAGAAGTGAAAAATAATGATTGGTTAGAAGACGGTGAGGGTTTCATAACGAAAGATGATTTTATATCAAGTATGTTAATTTATACAATTATATTTAACGAAAAAGGAGATTTCGAATTATGGTATAACGATGATAGTCTTTTTTGGGGGCATGATATAACTATTTATATTAACAAGAAAGGAAAACCAAAAAGAGCAGTAATATCTGGTTGATTTGTTTAACATGTATGTTGATAAACTAATTTCAGTACAAACATAGAATAGAGTTTGGACTGGAGTAATTTATTCCATAAGTCAAATTCAATCTCTTTCTTATTGAAAAAAGATAAGTTTATTATGTAAAGAAGCCATTTTGTGAAAGATTCATCAAAATGGCTTCTGTTGGTCTATCTAAGAATATGGACATACAAGAAATATTTGATCTGGCTTTATTCCAAAGCTATATTACTTAAATTATATGTCTATTTTAAACGCTTATCATACATAAGTTGAATTTGAACACCATAAGGATCCTGAACAATTCCGTAAGCTTCACTGAAAATATTCTTAGCAAGAGGAGTAATAATTTGAACTCTATCATCGCTTGTTAAATTATTATAAAAATTTTGAATTTTTGCTAAGTTTTCACTTTGAATACAAAGTGAAATATTATTACCTACATTGTAGCTTTCACTAGGTAGCATTGTTTCTTCAGCAATCATTAGTTTAGTTTTTCCTAGCTGAAGTACCGAATGTGAAATAAAATCTTTGTTTCCTTCTGTTAAAACAAGTGAATCATCACGTTTTGCCATATCTGAATATGTCACACATAGTAGCTCCTTAGCATTTAAGTGTTTTTTGTAAAAGTTAATTGCTTCATATGCTTTGCCATTCATAGATAAAAAAACTGCAATTTCTAATGTCATTGAAATGACCTCCTTTTATTATTGACACTTTTAGTATAGACTTTAAAGGTATCAAACAATGACACCATTTAAGGAGTTAATATGAATAAGTCTGAAAGATTAAATGATATGTTGCAATTCATAAATAATAAAAAGACTTTTAACCTTAAGGATTTGATGGAAAAGTATAATATATCAAGAAGTACAGCGATTAGAGATGTTCAATCATTAGAATTATTAGGGATGCCAATTTATGCTGAGCAAGGTAGAAATGGGAAGTATTTAGTATTAGAAAATCGAATATTATCTCCAATTATCTTTACTGTTGATGAAATGTTTGCTGTGTACTTTGCTATGCTGACGTTGGAAGGCTATAAAGCAAAACCATTTGAATATGAAATAAGTTATTTAGAAGAAAAGTTTAAAAAAGTTTTACCTAATCAAGTGAAAGAAAATATTGAGAAAATGAAAGAGTTAGTTAGCTTAGAAATAACCAACCATAGTAATTTTAATCCTTACATACAAGATTTAATTCAAGGTATTATGGATGAGAAAATCTACCAAGTGTCCTATGAAAAAAATAAAGAAAAAATACAATTAACAGGTCAATTTATAAAAATTAACTCTAAATTTGGGCAATGGTATGCAAAATTTTACAATATTGATAAGCAAAGAGTCCAAACTTTACGGTGTGATAAGATTTTATCATTAAAAATGGTTAAAGATAGAATGTCAATGAGATTAGAATATTTATTATCACTATTAGGAACCTACCATAAAGAAGAGAATGCTATTCATTTTTCCATTGTTGTAAATGATAAAGGAAAGGACTTATATGATAAGGAGCATTATCCATCAATGTCAATTTTAAGAGAAGACGAACATTATGTTATATCAGGCTATTACAATTTGAGCGAAGAAGATTTTATTTCAGACTACATTTTGCGCTTTGGTCTGAACATTATTTCTATAAGTCCGAACTCATTAAAAATTTTGATTCAAAGCAAGTTGAAGGTTGTTGCGCTACACATAAATAATATAAACTAACTCGATTGTGTTGATTATAATACAGAGAAAACCATTCTAATCGACTTTTTTCAGTAGCATATAGCCCCTCATGAGTAAATAAAATATTCCAATTTGGCGCATATCTGAAATATAGATATGTGTCATTATTCATTTTAGGGCCATGTTATTTAACAACAAAATATTTCATATTTATTGTGTGAAAAGGGTGTTTAATGGTAGTAAGTAATAGTAACGTGGAGATGGCTTAAGCTATTGATTTAGACAATTATGTTTGGTATAGTTGTCTTATTACAGAAGGGAGTGAGGGTAAACCATGACTAATTTAATGAGGATAACCTTGGGAATTAAATGTATTGCCTCTCACTCATGCGGATTAAATAATTAAGCCTCCATGAAAAGCGCATGTAAGTATATTTTCGAAAAAGAACGTAATGTGAGTCACAAGGTTAATTTATATAACCCTGTGGCTTTTTTTATTTCTGAAAGATTAATAAATTATTACAGAGAAGTACTTATCATTTAATTTCCTGTTTTTCCTCACATAAGTTAGTCTAATAAATTATATCTCAGAGTCGTTAGATAATGGGGGAGGTTGTTGAAGAACGCCATAAATTTATGGGTAGGAGTTGATATAGTGCTTACTTTACAAAAAGTACAGCCAACGGAAGAGAATATATTACATAGCATAATGCAGTTTTACATTTATGAATTTAGTAGATATATTCCTTCTATAATATTAGAACAGGATGGAACCTATGTACCTTTTAATTTAGAGAAGTATTGGGTTAATAGTAACTTTCATGCTTACTTTATAAAATTAGAAGATGAATTTATTGGATTTGCTCTTGTTGAAAGCTCAACTGAGTCGAGCCCAAACACAATTCAAGAATTCTTTATTATGGCTAAATATAGTGGTAATGGCTACGGAAAAGAAATAGCGAAAAAAGTATTTACCATGTTTCCTGGTGATTGGAAGATTACTCAAATAGAAAAAAACAAGCCTGCTCGTTCTTTTTGGCAGGGAATTATTAACGATATTTGTAAGGATGAATTTACTGAGCGTTTTGAAGGTGGAAAATACATTCAAGAATTTAATACTAAGTCAGAGTGCAAGATTTCGAATCATAGGATATAAGAATATAAGAATTAATTCTGTATATTTCCAGTAAAAAATATTAGGAAAGAAGGAATTTTCATGATACATGAAGCAGATATCAATGTAAGAAAAAAGTTGTTTCCTATGTTCAAAGATATGGATAATACCATGGTTCTTTCGTGTCTTCAAGGTCATATGGGAACTGTTTGGGTTGATGATCTTGAGAACCCAACTATTGCACAAATTATGGTAGGCATTTTTGTATACTATGCTGGTAACCCATATTCAAGGAGGGCTGAGGAGTTACTATACAACCTTCCTGAACATATCTATGTGATCGTAAATAATGACGAATGGAAAAATCGTATAGAGACTGTTCATAAAGGAGTTTTGGATAAATTTCAACGATATAAATTCCAAAAAGATCCTGAAGATCTAAACCAGAGTCATATACACACTTTTTTATCAAAATTATCAGAAGGATATAGACTACAAAAAATAGATTTAACATTAGCGAAAGAACCATCTCTTCATGAAATTTCAGAGGATTTTACAAGTCAGTTTGATTCGATAGATGATTTTATAAATAGAGGTATAGGGTATGCCATTTTATATGATGGACAAGTTGTATGTGGAGCGTCATCATATAGTATTTATAATCATGGAATTGAGATTGAAGTCGCCACACATCCATTGCATAGAAGAAAAGGCTTAGCATCAATAGCAGGATCTGCATTGATTTTAGATTGTCTTGAGAATGGGGTTTACCCTAGTTGGGATGCAGCCAACATTGAATCTGCAAACTTAGCACAAAAACTTGGATACGTGTTAAAAGAGTCATATGACACGTATTATATTAATTATAAAAAATAAGTAAAAATATTAATTAATAATAATAACCATTATTCCACAATATGGCGCAAGAAGGTGGTCAAGGCTATCTGGACTACCTTAAGAATAATTACCTATTAAGGAAACACAAGTGATAATGTGGTTACTTAGACTATTTTTTAGAAAATCTCACACATCTAAGTTAACATACTGTACATTTACATGAAGACATAATAGCAAAATCCCTTACTCAATGAGTAGGGATTTTTTGAGTTTACTGTGGTTGCAACAGAATTCTTATTTACTTTCGTCTCTTTTTTTGAAAGTGGTGACGTTGATGCCTTTCCAAGTGAATCACCTCATGTTAGAAAGTAATTCACATGGTGAATTATAACAATAATTAAAATGAATTAAGTGAATAAAATAAGCAAAGTGGAGAATAAAAAAAAGCCTTGAATTATGCTTCAAGACTGAAAAATGGGTATCAAAACTAGTTAATTATATGAGAGCTATTAGCATGAAATGAATATTTTTTTATTATTTTGTGGTGATATCAGACTTAATAGCAAAAATTTTTCATAAAAAACACTTCAAAAATAATTGAAGGTGTACACAGATAATACTTACTTTCTATTTATTAATTTTTGATTCATTGATGGCGTTCTTAACAGCTAGTTTAATCACCCAATATAAAATATTTGCTCCGATTACGATAAAAAGTAAATAAATAAATAACCCCATCAATGGTGTAAATGCATTAAATGTCATCTTAAAACCCACTCCTGTATATAAAATTTATGTAATAGGTGAATAAACATAGTGTCTATTGTAACAAAAGACCCTTAAAAAAATTAAGTAAATACAATGATAGTTGTGTTTCCCACAAGAAAATTCTATTTCTAATAAATGACAATAAAAATAAACAAGGTGATAAATATTAAGGAAATCCCAATTGCTGGACTAACATTTTTCTTCAATATGCTTAGTTTCTTTAGAGTCAGATAAACAACTCCGACGGCTAATATGATAAATATATCTTCATACTTTGGTGAGAAATAATGAACAACATTGGAAAAAATAAAACTATCAGAAGAAACAATGGAAATTCAAGTTTCATATTTATCACCTCTAGTTTAGTTATAAGATAATTCTAACAAAATGTTTAGTAAACGCAAGATAGGTTGCGGTTAATAAGAGGGCAGAAGATAACAGAATGAACGAATTATTAAATAAATGTACAACATGTTACATTCACCTAATGTTACTCAACAATATGGCGCATCTCTGCAATAAAACGCGTTTTTTCTTTAGGAAAGAGCCGTAATAGTTGCAAAATCAAAAGAATCAATCACTATATTTTATAATTAAATTCAACAAACTTTTTCTTGAGAACTTTTCTGACCTCTTCAATTTTTTTATCTTTCTTAGAGTGAAGAGAGAAAATAGAAAAACTAAAATATATGTTACATAACTATAGTCCATCTCGCCTTTTGTAATAATTTTTCCCATAATATATGCTCCTCTCTCATACTCTTAATTATAATACTGTTTCTTTTTCAAATAACGGGAGGAATGCACTGCATCAATGCTTATTTTACTTCGGTAGTTAATAATGTCTCTTAGCTTCAAATATCCAAATATCGATCGAAAAAGGGAAATTACATTTTATAAAATAAATTATATGGTACATTTTTTATAAATTGCACGAAAATTTTTGCTCAATGATACAAAACAGAAACTTTATTTGAGAATCGACGTCTATTATGTAGATAGTGACTATAA is a window of Bacillus sp. SM2101 DNA encoding:
- a CDS encoding DUF2262 domain-containing protein; translation: MSYYETTEIVELIKQAYEGNAKARETLRTINVPYAISNDFSEMILVQKKRVDICNEGLIQIRNEAPTKGSEVLQVADIYQCDNEGSSWVSTPIPSCFTVKKLEIADGVFSFISKDNKTTEGTISQINVSMLDLMFTINGVTEEEIEQCFLNISTTVINTPKLQKKSSENANIEHNTIGTFIFDKRHQWFVKNYQTPKYKLELVINTFNRKSAKRMLPIIHKILNKLDEINLNAREFASKKLLEVKNNDWLEDGEGFITKDDFISSMLIYTIIFNEKGDFELWYNDDSLFWGHDITIYINKKGKPKRAVISG
- a CDS encoding VOC family protein, which translates into the protein MTLEIAVFLSMNGKAYEAINFYKKHLNAKELLCVTYSDMAKRDDSLVLTEGNKDFISHSVLQLGKTKLMIAEETMLPSESYNVGNNISLCIQSENLAKIQNFYNNLTSDDRVQIITPLAKNIFSEAYGIVQDPYGVQIQLMYDKRLK
- a CDS encoding WYL domain-containing protein, with protein sequence MNKSERLNDMLQFINNKKTFNLKDLMEKYNISRSTAIRDVQSLELLGMPIYAEQGRNGKYLVLENRILSPIIFTVDEMFAVYFAMLTLEGYKAKPFEYEISYLEEKFKKVLPNQVKENIEKMKELVSLEITNHSNFNPYIQDLIQGIMDEKIYQVSYEKNKEKIQLTGQFIKINSKFGQWYAKFYNIDKQRVQTLRCDKILSLKMVKDRMSMRLEYLLSLLGTYHKEENAIHFSIVVNDKGKDLYDKEHYPSMSILREDEHYVISGYYNLSEEDFISDYILRFGLNIISISPNSLKILIQSKLKVVALHINNIN
- a CDS encoding GNAT family N-acetyltransferase, encoding MKNAINLWVGVDIVLTLQKVQPTEENILHSIMQFYIYEFSRYIPSIILEQDGTYVPFNLEKYWVNSNFHAYFIKLEDEFIGFALVESSTESSPNTIQEFFIMAKYSGNGYGKEIAKKVFTMFPGDWKITQIEKNKPARSFWQGIINDICKDEFTERFEGGKYIQEFNTKSECKISNHRI
- a CDS encoding GNAT family N-acetyltransferase → MIHEADINVRKKLFPMFKDMDNTMVLSCLQGHMGTVWVDDLENPTIAQIMVGIFVYYAGNPYSRRAEELLYNLPEHIYVIVNNDEWKNRIETVHKGVLDKFQRYKFQKDPEDLNQSHIHTFLSKLSEGYRLQKIDLTLAKEPSLHEISEDFTSQFDSIDDFINRGIGYAILYDGQVVCGASSYSIYNHGIEIEVATHPLHRRKGLASIAGSALILDCLENGVYPSWDAANIESANLAQKLGYVLKESYDTYYINYKK